The Scylla paramamosain isolate STU-SP2022 chromosome 39, ASM3559412v1, whole genome shotgun sequence genome includes a window with the following:
- the LOC135092036 gene encoding uncharacterized protein LOC135092036: protein MKGFGRALEINFLFLLVVALLVVLQLILQGSQRELLLQLKERGGEGEAAGEYPQHGPPPSSPLTFPDQDIHAAGDAKMVISDNGGGGGILAAPVVPNIRRSFPKRKAPYVRKAKNKKKKKNRKGKKQLARGVGGAEGTFVKGSGNIGVIEKSEKVNKRGKTKVSNKTKTKV from the exons ATGAAAGGATTTGGTCGCGCCCTTGAGatcaatttcctcttcctcctggtggtggcgctgctggtggtgctgcagcTCATCCTTCAG GGAAGTCAAAGGGAGCTATTACTGcagctgaaagagagagggggtgaaggggaggcGGCGGGCGAGTATCCTCAACAtggcccccctccctcctcccccctcaccttccctgacCAAGACATCCACGCAGCTGGCGATGCGA AAATGGTTATTAGTGAtaatggcggcggtggtggaatATTAGCAGCTCCTGTGGTACCAAACATCAGACGATCCTTCCCCAAGAGAAAGGCGCCATATGTGAGGAaagcaaagaacaagaaaaagaagaaaaaccgcAAGGGAAAGAAGCAGCTTGCCCGAGGCGTTGGGGGAGCTGAGGGAACCTTTGTTAAGGGATCAGGAAATATCGGGGTCATTGAAAAGTCTGAAAAGgttaataaaagaggaaaaacgaaaGTAAGTAATAAGACAAAGACTAAAGTGTAA
- the LOC135092348 gene encoding fork head domain-containing protein FD5-like, which produces MPRPTRESYGEQKPPYSYISLTAMAIWNSAEKMCTLAEIYKFIMDNFPYYRKNTQRWQNSLRHNLSFNDCFIKIPRRPDRPGKGAYWTLHPSAMNMFENGSFLRRRKRFKIPRDEKDAMEAGLVQGGAPRQEELPPGVPRDLGHIAHELSHHMGYLVSPPPPPPAVALTPASAPAPPKRQAFTIENLATSDARPDPPAPVVPTSVSHPLAAHVPHSGGALYPAFLPPTLHQMYSAALSLATLPPPLYSSGLPRPTHYDLPLAALHPALAKAVPAAHPFDLQPSPPTEGEHTFRFSPPMRTL; this is translated from the coding sequence atgcCGCGGCCCACGCGTGAGAGTTACGGCGAGCAGAAGCCGCCGTACTCGTACATCTCGCTGACCGCCATGGCCATCTGGAACAGCGCCGAGAAGATGTGCACGCTGGCAGAGATCTACAAGTTCATCATGGACAACTTCCCTTACTACCGCAAGAACACGCAGCGCTGGCAGAACTCCCTGCGTCACAACCTCTCCTTCAACGACTGCTTCATCAAGATCCCGCGCCGCCCCGACAGGCCTGGCAAGGGCGCCTACTGGACGCTGCACCCATCCGCCATGAACATGTTCGAGAACGGCAGCTTCCTGCGCCGCAGAAAGCGCTTCAAGATTCCCCGCGACGAGAAGGACGCCATGGAGGCGGGCCTGGTGCAGGGCGGCGCCCCCCGCCAGGAGGAGCTGCCCCCAGGGGTGCCTCGGGACTTGGGTCACATCGCCCACGAGCTGAGTCACCACATGGGGTACCTGGTGTCcccgcctccacctccgcctGCCGTCGCCCTAACGCCCGCGTCAGCGCCCGCCCCGCCCAAGCGCCAGGCCTTCACCATCGAGAACCTGGCCACCAGCGACGCCCGTCCGGATCCCCCCGCCCCCGTAGTACCCACGAGCGTGAGTCACCCACTGGCCGCCCACGTGCCGCATTCCGGGGGCGCCTTGTACCCTGCCTTCCTGCCGCCCACCTTGCACCAGATGTACTCAGCCGCCCTGTCCCTGGCCACTCTGCCGCCGCCCCTCTACTCCTCAGGTCTGCCGCGCCCCACCCATTACGACCTGCCCCTGGCTGCCCTGCATCCCGCCCTCGCCAAAGCCGTCCCAGCCGCCCACCCTTTCGACCTGCAGCCTTCGCCGCCCACGGAAGGGGAGCACACCTTTAGGTTCTCGCCACCCATGAGGACGCTTTGA